The DNA sequence CAGGTGAATTTTTCACATTAGGCTGGCCTGATGCCGGGCAAGTGTGTTGAAGTCCCCGTTTGAGGGGGTGTGGAGCGGGCTTGCAATGCCTAGTCTCCGGGTCATGAACACGGTCTGATTTTTCAGATTGGTCGAATTAACCCAGATTGCACCCACTCATGTCCGCTTATCTCCGCCCTCTCAAGTCGCTGACACTGGCACTGGCGCTGCTGCCGATCTCCGGTCTGGTCCATGCTGCGGGCACGTCGTTTGCTGACGGACTCGACAGCCAGGACGCGGGCCGCTGGACCCGCTCGAATGATGTGTTTGCCGGCGAGCCGGTGAGCAACAGCTGGCGAGCGGACCACATCGCCTATGCGAGCGGCCAGATGCAATTGCGTCTGAACACGGCCCCGTGTTCGATGGCGCCGGAGCAGTGCGGGGGTCGTTCGTCCGCGTCTGGCCAGTTGGTCAGTACCGACACCTACGGTCTGGGCCGCTACACGGCGGTGCTGCAGGCAGCGGCCGGACAGGGCGTGGTCACCGACTTCATGAAGTACACCGGCTCCCTGGTGGGTGCGCCGACCGATCTGGTCGGCATGCACATCCAGGGTCAGGATCCGACCCGGCTGCAGGTCAGCTACGTCCAGGCGGGCGTCGGCGCGCAGTACCAGACCATCAGCCTGGGGTTTGACGCCTCGGCCGGCCTGCACACCTACGCATTCGACACGAGTGCGGGTGCGCTGCGCTGGTATGTCGACAACAGCGAAGTCTTCAGCGTGGCCAGCGGCTCGCTGCCGATGGCCGACGGGTACATCGTCAGCGACGTCTGGGCGGCCAGCCCGAGTGTCGCCCCCCTGTTCGGCACCTATGCCGGCACGCCCACCCGTGCGTACTTCGACAGCATTGCATTCGAAGCCGCCGTGACGCCGGTTCCCGAGCCGGCTTCAGCCCTGCTGATGAGCGCTGGCGCTGGTCTGCTTGCCTGGCGCCGCCGGCGCGCGGACCGTGTCGTGGCCTGCACGGCCTGACGACCACAGACTCCGAACGGCGAGGATCCGCTGGTCCTTGCCGCAGTGGCCGCAGCCTTCCACAGGCAACAAAAAAGCCCTTGAGCGTGATTCTCAGGGGCTTTTTTCTGGTGCCGGCCACCTCTTTCGGGCGGACTGGACTGGTTTGTTGTGGTGGTGGAGAGGAGGAGGATCGAACTCCCGACCTTCGCATTGCGAACGCGACGCTCTCCCAGCTGAGCTACCCCCCCGACACAACGACAGAAACTATATCACGACTTCGCGACGCGTTGCGCGCGGGCCTTGGCCAGTGCGGCTTCGATGATCTGGCGTTTGCGGTCCAGTTCACCAGGTACCTCGGCCTGCTTTGTCAGCGTCTCCAGATGCTCCAGCTTGTGGGCCGCCTTGGCTTCGAGCTGCGCTGCGTGCTGGAGTCCGGTCCGGCTGCGGCGTTCGTTCCGATCTAGGTACCGGGTGCGAGCCTCCTTGGCCTGGGTATCGGTCCAGGCCAGCCAGCCGGTCCGGCCGGGTGTGGTGACTTCCAGCGAGATGCAGTCCACGGGGCAGGCCGGCAGGCACAGTTCGCAGCCCGTGCACCGGGACTCGATGACCGTGTGCATCTGCTTGTGCGTGCCGACGATGCAGTCGACCGGACAGGCCTTGATGCACAGGGTACAGCCGATGCACCAGCGTTCGTCGATCACGGCCACGGTCAGCGGGCCTTCCACGCCGCAGGAGGTGTCCAGCGGCAGAGCCGCACGACCCGTCACCGCCGCCAGCCGGACCACCCCTTCCGTGCCGCCGGGAGGGCAGCGGTTGATCTCGGTCTGGCCCGTGGCGATGGCCTCGGCATAGGTGCGGCAGTCGGGATAGCCGCAGCGGGTGCACTGGGTCTGCGGCAGCAAGGCGTCGATCTGGTCGGCGAGAGTGGGCATGGTGAGGTGAAGGGCGCCCGGTGTCGCAGACGCAATGAAAAACGGGGCCGGTTGGTCACCGGCCCCGCATTGTGTCGCAGCGCGGAAACCGCGCGCGGAGAGATCAGCTCGTCGCCGTGGACTTCTTGCCCTTGGCCGGAGCGGCAGTGGCAGGTGCAGCGGCCGCTGCTGCGGCGACCGCCGGCGCGGCGGTCTGCGCAGGCTGCTGGTGCTGCAGGATGAACTTGCGCACTTCCGGGTAGGCCATCTCGCGCCAGCGGCGGCCGGAGAAGATGCCGTAGTGACCGGCACCCTGCACCAGGTAGTGCTGGCGTCGGTCCGCCGGAATGCCGCTGCACAGGCCTTGCGCGGCTTCGGTCTGGCCGGCGCCGGAGATGTCGTCCAGCTCACCCTCGACCGTCAGCAGCGCGGTGGTGGTGATGTCCTGCGGACGGACCAGTTCGCCCTTGATGTTCCAGGTGCCGTAGACCAGCGAGAAGTCCTGGAACACGGTCTTGATGGTCTCGAGGTAGTAGTCCGCGTCCATGTCGAGCACGGCGTTGTACTCGTCGTAGAACTGGCGGTGCGACTCGGCGCTGTCGTCATCGCCGCGCACCAGATCCAGGAAGTAGTCCCAGTGCGAGTTGGCGTGGCGGTCCGGGTTCATCGCGACGAAACCGGTGTGCTGCATGAAACCGGGGTAGACACGGCGACCGGCGCCCGGGAAGTTCTGCGGCACCCGGTAGATCACGTTCTGCTCGAACCACTCGTGCGTGCGGTTCATCGCCAGATTGTTCACTGCCGTGGGGCTCTTGCGGGCGTC is a window from the Sphaerotilus montanus genome containing:
- a CDS encoding family 16 glycosylhydrolase, whose product is MSAYLRPLKSLTLALALLPISGLVHAAGTSFADGLDSQDAGRWTRSNDVFAGEPVSNSWRADHIAYASGQMQLRLNTAPCSMAPEQCGGRSSASGQLVSTDTYGLGRYTAVLQAAAGQGVVTDFMKYTGSLVGAPTDLVGMHIQGQDPTRLQVSYVQAGVGAQYQTISLGFDASAGLHTYAFDTSAGALRWYVDNSEVFSVASGSLPMADGYIVSDVWAASPSVAPLFGTYAGTPTRAYFDSIAFEAAVTPVPEPASALLMSAGAGLLAWRRRRADRVVACTA
- the rsxB gene encoding electron transport complex subunit RsxB, which produces MPTLADQIDALLPQTQCTRCGYPDCRTYAEAIATGQTEINRCPPGGTEGVVRLAAVTGRAALPLDTSCGVEGPLTVAVIDERWCIGCTLCIKACPVDCIVGTHKQMHTVIESRCTGCELCLPACPVDCISLEVTTPGRTGWLAWTDTQAKEARTRYLDRNERRSRTGLQHAAQLEAKAAHKLEHLETLTKQAEVPGELDRKRQIIEAALAKARAQRVAKS
- a CDS encoding polyhydroxyalkanoate depolymerase; the protein is MLYQLYETQRALLSPFAEFASATGKLYSHPLSPFAQAPGSQRMAAGFDLMHRLTKEYEKPAFGINSVRVDGIDVAVQEQVIESKHFCRLLRFKRYTDNAQMLERMRAQPVVLVVAPLSGHHSTLLRDTVRTLLQDHKVYITDWVDARMVPLSAGEFHLADYIGYVQDFIRLLGPEVNVISVCQPTVPVLAAISLLASRGEFTPRTMTMMGGPIDARKSPTAVNNLAMNRTHEWFEQNVIYRVPQNFPGAGRRVYPGFMQHTGFVAMNPDRHANSHWDYFLDLVRGDDDSAESHRQFYDEYNAVLDMDADYYLETIKTVFQDFSLVYGTWNIKGELVRPQDITTTALLTVEGELDDISGAGQTEAAQGLCSGIPADRRQHYLVQGAGHYGIFSGRRWREMAYPEVRKFILQHQQPAQTAAPAVAAAAAAAPATAAPAKGKKSTATS